Proteins from one Diabrotica undecimpunctata isolate CICGRU unplaced genomic scaffold, icDiaUnde3 ctg00001068.1, whole genome shotgun sequence genomic window:
- the LOC140431472 gene encoding mitochondrial amidoxime-reducing component 1-like, whose amino-acid sequence ASLVAGAAVLAYLGFHFFQKRKTVKIPTKWEEIGTLSGLYLYPLKSGHRKELNQAECTPLGIKQTEQDEKVLQLRDRGLVVYTEKDNEFRTARTYPQLLQIDISVHDENHFALDAPTMRTLYVKIPANKLINLLPSRYM is encoded by the exons gcgtctctAGTAGCCGGCGCTGCGGTTCTGGCTTATCTCGGATTCCATTTTTTTCAAAAGAGGAAGACTgtaaaaataccaacaaaatgggaGGAAATAGGTACATTATCCGGCCTGTATCTATATCCATTGAAGAGTGGTCACCGAAAGGAGTTAAATCAAGCCGAATGTACCCCTCTTGGTATAAAGCAGACTGAACAGGATGAAAAAGTACTGCAATTAAGAGACAG GGGTTTAGTAGTATACACAGAAAAAGATAACGAATTTAGAACAGCTAGAACATATCCTCAACTGCTACAAATAGATATATCTGTACATGATGAGAATCATTTTGCTTTGGATGCTCCAACCATGAGAACTCTCTATGTTAAAATCCCAGCAAACAAACTAATAAATCTGTTACCATCAC GCTACATGTAA